The Solibacillus sp. FSL W7-1464 genome contains a region encoding:
- the xerD gene encoding site-specific tyrosine recombinase XerD, translating into MQALKDSIEDYLHFIKVERQLSDNTLQSYKRDLVAYARHIHHEQQILEFDKVMRDHILLYLDSLRSVGKSSKTISRQISSIRSFHQFLLREKVTNQDPTVHLEMPKKELSLPKVLSIEEIDALLTAPSVEKPQGTRDIAILEMMYGSGMRISELIELNLEDVHMTMGFVRVFGKGGKERIIPLGRSAISACVNYLEQARPQLLGNAPKNDAFFITQRGKRFTRQGCWKIIKEHAASAGISKEITPHVLRHSFATHLIENGADLRAVQELLGHADISTTQIYTHVSKTRLSEVYKQFHPRA; encoded by the coding sequence ATGCAAGCTTTAAAAGATTCAATAGAAGATTATCTACATTTTATCAAAGTCGAACGTCAGCTATCTGATAATACATTACAATCGTATAAACGTGATTTAGTCGCATATGCCCGTCATATTCATCATGAACAGCAGATCTTGGAATTTGATAAAGTAATGCGCGATCATATTTTGCTTTATTTGGACAGCTTACGGTCTGTAGGAAAATCATCGAAGACGATATCGAGACAAATTTCATCGATCCGTTCTTTTCATCAGTTTTTGTTGAGGGAAAAAGTGACGAATCAAGATCCTACCGTTCATTTGGAAATGCCTAAAAAAGAACTGTCCTTACCAAAAGTATTATCAATAGAAGAAATTGATGCACTTTTGACTGCACCTTCCGTAGAAAAACCTCAGGGCACCCGGGATATCGCCATTTTGGAAATGATGTACGGTTCCGGCATGCGTATAAGTGAACTGATTGAACTGAACTTGGAGGATGTTCATATGACAATGGGCTTCGTCCGCGTATTTGGTAAAGGCGGAAAAGAACGTATTATCCCGCTTGGGCGAAGTGCAATTTCTGCTTGTGTCAATTATCTGGAGCAGGCAAGACCTCAGCTTTTAGGCAATGCCCCTAAAAATGATGCGTTTTTCATTACGCAGAGAGGGAAAAGATTCACAAGGCAAGGGTGCTGGAAAATCATTAAGGAGCATGCGGCATCAGCAGGTATTTCCAAAGAAATTACACCGCATGTTCTGCGTCATTCCTTTGCGACACATCTGATCGAAAATGGTGCAGATTTGCGTGCAGTACAGGAGCTGTTAGGCCATGCAGATATATCAACAACACAAATTTACACACATGTAAGCAAAACCCGTTTATCGGAAGTATATAAACAATTCCATCCTCGTGCTTAA
- a CDS encoding SigF/SigG family RNA polymerase sporulation sigma factor, whose translation MGNIEQSSETLLTQAYMRELIAKSQQGDQVARKTMIEGNTRLVWSIVQRFASRGVELEDLFQIGCIGLMKSVDKFDLSYEVKFSTYAVPMIIGEIQRFLRDDGMVKVSRSIRELNYKIRHATDDYLKTNEKPPSVAQLAEILQVSQEDILLATDAMRDPASLHDQLFENDGDSITLMDQMRDDKSELAFDYVPLKDMLKRLGKREQSIIYFRYYLDLTQTEIADRLGISQVQVSRLEKKILAQLKSWMDQSTLSR comes from the coding sequence ATGGGGAACATCGAGCAGTCATCTGAAACGTTATTAACGCAAGCTTATATGCGTGAACTAATCGCCAAGTCACAACAAGGTGATCAAGTTGCGAGAAAAACGATGATTGAAGGAAATACTAGACTTGTTTGGTCTATCGTTCAACGTTTTGCTTCTAGGGGCGTTGAACTGGAAGATTTGTTTCAAATTGGCTGTATTGGCTTAATGAAATCGGTTGATAAATTCGACTTGTCCTATGAAGTGAAATTTTCCACATATGCAGTGCCGATGATTATTGGGGAGATTCAACGTTTTTTAAGAGATGACGGTATGGTAAAGGTAAGTCGTTCTATCCGGGAATTGAATTACAAAATTCGTCATGCGACCGATGACTATTTAAAAACGAATGAAAAACCTCCATCTGTTGCACAATTGGCGGAAATCTTGCAGGTTTCACAAGAAGATATTTTATTGGCAACAGATGCGATGCGGGATCCGGCAAGTTTGCACGATCAGCTCTTTGAAAATGATGGAGATTCCATTACATTAATGGACCAGATGCGGGACGATAAGTCCGAGCTCGCATTTGATTATGTTCCATTGAAAGACATGTTGAAGAGACTAGGGAAGCGGGAACAATCGATCATTTATTTCCGCTATTATCTGGATTTAACCCAAACGGAAATCGCCGATCGTCTCGGTATCTCACAAGTACAAGTATCACGATTGGAAAAGAAAATACTAGCCCAGTTGAAATCATGGATGGATCAGTCTACATTAAGCAGATAG
- a CDS encoding MerR family transcriptional regulator, with amino-acid sequence MTKRTIDYYTNLGLLKVERSASNYRYYDKEMIERIHWIEEQKKLGKCLEEIYSLLGPTKEEPEEIDIQDIRLQMRKLEHDVTVLMEHLDDKERQKLRKKVSPESVALMQSLLLILNN; translated from the coding sequence GTGACAAAACGAACTATTGATTATTATACAAACTTGGGTCTCCTAAAAGTAGAACGTTCGGCATCCAATTATCGCTATTATGATAAAGAGATGATTGAACGAATACACTGGATTGAAGAGCAGAAGAAGCTTGGCAAGTGCCTCGAAGAAATTTACAGCTTACTTGGCCCAACAAAAGAGGAACCCGAAGAAATCGATATTCAGGATATTCGATTGCAAATGCGCAAGCTTGAACATGATGTAACGGTATTAATGGAGCATTTAGATGACAAAGAGCGGCAGAAACTCCGTAAAAAAGTTTCGCCTGAAAGTGTTGCACTCATGCAATCACTATTATTAATTTTAAATAACTAG
- the deoB gene encoding phosphopentomutase gives MQPFKKVHVIVMDSVGIGEAPDADKFGDAGSNTLGHIAEKMNGLNMPNMEKLGLSNIRELKGINKTEKPAAFYGMMQEASVGKDTMTGHWEIMGLNIDTPFKVYPDGFPAELISKLEEATGRKVLCNLPYSGTAVIDDYGPEHMETGALIVYTSADPVMQIAAHEEVIPVEELYKICEIARELTLDAEFLVGRVIARPFVGEPGNFTRTSNRHDYALTPFGRTTMAEMKDANLDVIAIGKISDIFNGDGVTEAIRTKDNTDGMDKMAEVVRRDFHGISFLNLVDFDANFGHRRDPIGYGQALEEFDRRLPEVLEALSPDDLLIITADHGNDPTFPGTDHTREYVPLIVYSPRFTAGSELQLRETFADIAATIADNFNIAAPQFGKSFLSELK, from the coding sequence ATGCAACCGTTTAAGAAAGTACATGTAATTGTAATGGATTCTGTTGGTATCGGTGAAGCACCGGATGCCGATAAATTTGGCGATGCTGGCTCAAATACATTAGGACATATCGCAGAAAAAATGAATGGCTTAAATATGCCGAATATGGAGAAATTAGGTTTATCGAATATTCGTGAACTTAAAGGGATTAATAAAACTGAAAAACCTGCTGCATTTTACGGCATGATGCAAGAGGCATCTGTTGGTAAAGATACTATGACAGGTCACTGGGAAATCATGGGGCTGAACATTGATACGCCATTTAAAGTATACCCGGACGGCTTTCCCGCAGAACTGATTTCTAAGCTGGAGGAAGCAACTGGCCGCAAAGTTCTTTGTAATTTACCTTACAGTGGAACCGCTGTCATTGACGATTATGGTCCGGAACATATGGAAACAGGTGCACTTATTGTTTATACATCGGCAGACCCGGTTATGCAAATTGCAGCACATGAAGAAGTGATTCCAGTAGAAGAACTTTATAAAATTTGTGAAATTGCACGTGAACTTACATTGGATGCTGAATTTTTGGTAGGCCGTGTAATTGCGCGTCCTTTCGTTGGCGAACCAGGCAACTTTACACGTACATCAAACCGTCATGACTATGCATTGACGCCATTTGGACGCACGACAATGGCTGAAATGAAGGATGCCAATCTTGATGTCATTGCGATCGGTAAAATTTCGGACATCTTTAATGGTGACGGGGTAACGGAAGCGATTCGTACGAAAGACAACACGGATGGAATGGACAAAATGGCGGAAGTTGTTCGTCGTGATTTTCATGGTATCAGCTTCCTGAATTTGGTGGACTTTGATGCGAACTTTGGACATCGACGTGATCCGATCGGCTATGGTCAGGCATTGGAAGAATTTGATCGTCGTTTACCGGAAGTACTGGAAGCGTTATCACCGGATGATTTGCTGATTATTACGGCAGACCACGGGAACGACCCGACATTCCCGGGTACGGACCATACACGTGAATACGTACCGTTAATCGTATACTCACCGCGCTTTACAGCAGGATCTGAATTGCAGCTGCGTGAGACATTTGCGGATATTGCAGCAACAATTGCAGATAATTTTAATATTGCAGCACCGCAGTTCGGAAAAAGCTTTTTATCAGAGCTGAAATAA
- a CDS encoding pyrimidine-nucleoside phosphorylase, protein MRMVDIIEKKRNGEELTTAEIRFFVEGYTDGTIPDYQASALCMAIYFQDMTDRERADLTMAMVESGDQIDLSAIAGIKVDKHSTGGVGDTTTLPLAAMVAAVGVPVAKMSGRGLGHTGGTIDKLEAIEGFHVELTSEEFSKQVNEIGMAVIGQSGNLTPADKKLYALRDVTGTVSSIPLIAGSIMSKKIAAGADAIVLDVKTGDGAFMKTVEDSVKLAEAMVKIGNNVGRKTMAIISDMSQPLGYAIGNALEVQEAIDTLKGNGPADLNELCYTLGSQMVVVGGKANTIEEARKMLEEVVANGAALEVLKKFISAQGGDASVVDDPSRLPQAKFQFDVPAKQAGYVSKIEADDIGTAAMLLGAGRATKESEIDLAVGLVLHKKVGDQVEVGESLMTIHANTENVDAVLEKIYTHVYISAEKVEAPKLIEAIITQ, encoded by the coding sequence ATGAGAATGGTAGATATTATTGAAAAAAAACGTAACGGCGAAGAATTGACAACAGCTGAAATTCGTTTCTTCGTAGAAGGATATACAGATGGTACGATTCCTGATTATCAGGCAAGTGCATTATGTATGGCGATTTACTTTCAGGATATGACAGATCGTGAACGCGCGGATTTAACAATGGCAATGGTTGAGTCAGGTGACCAGATTGACCTTTCTGCAATTGCCGGTATAAAAGTAGACAAACACTCAACTGGCGGAGTCGGCGATACAACGACATTGCCTTTAGCTGCAATGGTAGCTGCTGTCGGAGTTCCGGTAGCAAAAATGAGTGGGCGTGGATTAGGGCACACAGGCGGTACGATCGACAAGCTTGAAGCGATTGAAGGCTTCCACGTTGAATTAACAAGTGAAGAGTTTTCGAAACAAGTAAACGAAATCGGAATGGCTGTTATCGGTCAATCAGGCAACTTGACACCGGCGGATAAAAAACTTTATGCGCTGCGTGACGTTACAGGAACGGTATCAAGCATTCCGCTAATTGCCGGTTCAATCATGTCGAAGAAAATCGCTGCAGGTGCGGACGCAATTGTTCTTGATGTAAAAACAGGTGACGGCGCATTTATGAAAACGGTTGAAGATTCAGTTAAACTGGCTGAAGCGATGGTGAAAATCGGGAATAACGTTGGACGTAAGACAATGGCGATTATTTCGGATATGAGTCAACCTTTAGGATATGCAATCGGAAATGCTCTTGAAGTTCAGGAAGCGATCGATACATTAAAAGGTAATGGTCCGGCCGATTTAAATGAACTATGCTATACATTAGGTTCTCAAATGGTTGTTGTTGGCGGAAAAGCAAACACAATCGAAGAAGCTCGAAAAATGCTGGAGGAAGTTGTAGCAAACGGAGCAGCATTGGAAGTACTGAAAAAATTTATCTCTGCTCAAGGCGGAGATGCTTCAGTTGTTGATGATCCATCGCGTTTACCTCAGGCTAAATTCCAATTCGATGTACCTGCTAAACAGGCAGGCTATGTTTCAAAAATTGAAGCGGATGATATCGGGACAGCAGCAATGCTTCTTGGCGCGGGTCGTGCAACGAAAGAATCTGAAATTGATTTAGCGGTAGGACTTGTCCTTCATAAAAAGGTAGGCGATCAAGTCGAAGTAGGCGAATCGCTTATGACAATCCATGCCAACACAGAAAATGTCGATGCAGTATTGGAAAAGATTTATACACATGTATACATTTCTGCAGAAAAAGTCGAAGCACCGAAATTAATCGAAGCAATTATTACACAATAA
- the spoIIAB gene encoding anti-sigma F factor, which translates to MDNEMTLTFLARSENEGLARIAVTSFMAQLDPTIEELSECKTIVSEAVSNAIIHGYADNPHGIITVYAVRYGSEVSVTIKDEGCGIEDIEQAREPLFTTKPELERSGMGFTIMESFSDFLQVESVLGKGTVVTFTKQILPIGTLVT; encoded by the coding sequence ATGGATAACGAAATGACGCTAACTTTTTTGGCGCGCAGTGAAAATGAAGGGTTGGCCCGTATTGCAGTTACAAGCTTTATGGCGCAACTCGATCCGACAATTGAAGAGCTATCGGAATGTAAAACAATCGTATCGGAAGCTGTATCGAATGCCATTATTCATGGTTATGCCGATAACCCGCATGGCATTATTACGGTTTATGCGGTTCGTTACGGCTCGGAAGTAAGTGTGACAATTAAAGATGAAGGTTGCGGAATTGAAGATATTGAACAGGCACGCGAGCCATTATTTACAACGAAACCGGAGCTTGAACGTTCCGGAATGGGCTTTACAATCATGGAAAGTTTTTCTGATTTCCTGCAAGTGGAATCCGTACTAGGAAAAGGTACAGTCGTAACATTCACAAAACAAATTTTGCCAATAGGGACACTCGTGACATAA
- a CDS encoding SulP family inorganic anion transporter, translating into MKVKWSGRFEGYSFAHFKKDLLSGTIVGIIAVPLAMSFAIASGVKPEYGIYTAIIAGILISLFGGSKFQIGGPTGAFVPILLGVVLVYGYENLLIAGLMAGILLLLMGIFRLGTLIKFIPRPVTVGFTAGIAVIIFTGQIGNFLGLTNMEQHEKFHMNVIEIASNLGTVNFYSLLVAIISFTLILLAPKVLPKVPGALIGIIVSSVVTVLFLQGHVATIGSTYGAIPNTLPEFHIPEITLERIYMLIGPAFVIAMLGGIESLLSAVVADGMTNSKHNSNRELIGQGVANIVTPFFGGIPATGAIARTATNIKSGAVSPMSGIIHGFFVLITLLLLAPFAVHIPLASLAPVLMMVAWNMSERHHFVHILKLKSGDSLVLCITFLLTVFMSLTVAVMAGLILAVILFAKSMSDSLTVSKVLPNLEKANGKLQSHIVSDFHDCPQISIYTIEGPLFFGAAEKFEQTLQITIQERPKVFILRMRKVPYIDSTGEEYFRNILQKINSYGGKVFVTNVQPGLEQMLKRSGLYDLMESEHFYQTTSDAISAACRYIEVNKCIGCTHYAFKECQLLSNGIPLSEQEVQAQNKLAEATI; encoded by the coding sequence ATGAAAGTTAAATGGTCTGGAAGGTTTGAAGGCTATTCATTCGCCCATTTCAAAAAAGATTTGTTATCCGGGACGATTGTCGGGATTATTGCTGTACCGTTGGCGATGAGTTTTGCCATTGCTTCCGGGGTCAAACCGGAATACGGAATTTACACAGCGATTATCGCAGGGATATTGATTTCCTTATTCGGGGGTTCAAAGTTCCAAATCGGTGGTCCGACAGGTGCTTTCGTTCCGATTTTGCTCGGGGTAGTGCTCGTATACGGGTACGAAAACTTGCTTATCGCAGGTTTAATGGCAGGAATTTTGCTGCTGCTGATGGGGATTTTCAGGCTGGGTACACTGATTAAATTCATCCCAAGACCGGTTACTGTCGGTTTTACAGCAGGAATTGCCGTCATCATTTTTACAGGACAAATCGGAAATTTTTTAGGGTTAACAAATATGGAGCAGCATGAGAAGTTTCATATGAATGTTATTGAAATTGCTTCCAATTTAGGAACCGTTAATTTTTATAGTTTACTTGTTGCAATTATTAGTTTCACATTGATACTTTTGGCTCCGAAAGTTTTGCCGAAAGTGCCGGGTGCGCTTATTGGAATTATTGTATCGTCCGTTGTGACGGTTCTTTTTTTACAGGGGCATGTTGCAACAATTGGCTCCACTTATGGGGCAATACCGAACACATTGCCGGAATTCCACATTCCTGAAATTACATTAGAACGTATTTACATGCTCATCGGGCCGGCGTTTGTCATTGCAATGCTCGGCGGGATTGAATCACTGCTATCGGCGGTTGTTGCAGATGGTATGACGAACAGCAAACATAACAGTAATCGGGAGCTGATCGGGCAAGGGGTCGCAAACATAGTGACACCGTTTTTTGGAGGAATACCTGCAACAGGCGCGATTGCCCGAACGGCTACAAATATTAAATCCGGTGCTGTTTCACCAATGTCCGGGATAATCCATGGGTTCTTCGTTTTAATCACACTATTGCTGCTTGCACCATTTGCGGTACATATCCCACTTGCGAGTTTAGCGCCCGTACTCATGATGGTCGCATGGAATATGAGCGAACGTCACCATTTTGTACACATACTGAAATTGAAATCCGGGGATTCGCTTGTTTTATGCATAACATTTTTATTGACGGTATTTATGAGTTTAACGGTTGCCGTAATGGCCGGGCTCATTTTAGCGGTCATCCTTTTTGCGAAAAGTATGAGTGATAGCCTGACCGTTTCCAAAGTGTTGCCGAATCTGGAGAAGGCAAACGGAAAGTTGCAGTCTCACATCGTATCGGATTTTCATGATTGTCCACAAATCAGTATTTATACAATAGAAGGTCCTCTATTTTTCGGCGCTGCTGAAAAATTTGAACAGACGCTGCAAATTACAATACAGGAACGCCCGAAAGTGTTTATCCTTCGCATGCGAAAAGTACCGTATATCGATTCGACAGGGGAAGAATATTTCCGCAATATCCTTCAAAAAATAAACTCCTATGGCGGTAAAGTTTTTGTCACGAATGTTCAGCCGGGATTGGAACAAATGCTTAAACGAAGCGGGTTGTATGATTTAATGGAATCGGAGCATTTTTATCAAACGACAAGTGACGCAATTTCAGCGGCATGCCGGTATATCGAGGTAAATAAATGTATCGGATGCACCCACTATGCGTTTAAAGAGTGCCAATTACTGTCAAATGGTATCCCGCTATCCGAGCAGGAAGTGCAGGCACAGAATAAATTAGCCGAAGCAACAATATAA
- the spoIIAA gene encoding anti-sigma F factor antagonist, protein MNFNLTMYPNDVLIVQLFGELDHHETEKVRTHISKAILQGNVKLLVWNLEHLHFMDSSGIGLVLGRMRELRAVDGQTILLNPSKTMQKIFQYSGLGNLIQFASEQQVISHSEGDCQWITK, encoded by the coding sequence GTGAACTTTAATTTAACGATGTATCCGAATGATGTATTAATTGTCCAACTATTTGGCGAACTGGATCATCATGAGACAGAAAAAGTGAGAACACATATATCGAAAGCTATTTTACAAGGAAATGTAAAATTACTCGTTTGGAATCTAGAGCATTTGCATTTTATGGACAGTTCCGGAATTGGGTTAGTGCTTGGCAGAATGCGAGAACTCCGAGCTGTCGATGGACAAACGATTTTGTTAAATCCGTCAAAAACGATGCAGAAAATATTCCAGTATTCCGGTTTAGGAAATCTCATACAATTTGCATCTGAACAGCAAGTTATTTCACACAGCGAGGGGGATTGTCAATGGATAACGAAATGA
- a CDS encoding spore germination protein encodes MTNQLFTSMKIAEGYFNSQFEPEKNFDLCIKEITIKNLPTLTVYVSGLINGDSLTEILSDLQRDNDDEEILDEQDYFHAHFNFFGVDLASSIDDFMLGVLSGRVGFVTKSGYCYLAEFRNYPGRNPEEPDNEKVIRGSRDGFAENIILNTALIRRRIRSEKLRFHMHHVTTYGQTDIVLSYLSDLVNDNHLKWIIERLQEIDHDGLTMSDKSLEEWLFKQKYHPLPFVRYTERPDIVAAHILEGHIAIMVDTSPSVMLVPVTMFHLLQHAEEYRQAPLVGTIMRFLRFGAVILSFLLLPFWYLIVTHPELLPDKLAFIGINEKGEIPIFLQILFADIGIEYLRIAAIHTPTPLSTAMGLIAGIIIGQIAIDVGLFSSEIVLYTAITAIFTFAIPNYELSISVKVFRLVLLSATALFGINGFFIGAFLIFTYLCSIKPMDVPYLWPLVPFFPKAFARVVIRTPMSEDAPRPFIVNAKKRKRV; translated from the coding sequence ATGACAAATCAGCTTTTTACATCAATGAAAATTGCAGAAGGCTACTTCAATTCGCAATTTGAACCAGAAAAGAACTTTGATTTATGTATTAAGGAAATTACGATAAAGAATTTACCGACATTAACGGTATATGTGAGCGGTCTTATCAATGGGGACAGTCTGACGGAAATACTCTCTGATCTACAACGGGACAATGATGATGAAGAAATACTGGATGAACAGGACTATTTTCACGCCCACTTCAACTTCTTCGGAGTAGATTTAGCATCATCGATTGATGACTTTATGCTCGGAGTTTTAAGTGGCCGAGTCGGCTTTGTCACGAAGAGCGGTTATTGTTATTTGGCGGAATTCCGGAATTACCCGGGACGTAATCCGGAAGAACCGGATAATGAAAAGGTTATTCGTGGTTCGCGGGATGGTTTTGCTGAAAATATTATTTTGAATACGGCATTGATTCGTCGTCGGATTCGAAGTGAAAAGCTGCGTTTTCATATGCATCATGTAACGACGTATGGACAAACCGATATCGTTCTTTCGTATCTGAGTGATCTAGTAAATGATAACCATTTGAAATGGATTATTGAAAGGCTTCAGGAAATTGATCATGATGGGTTAACGATGAGTGACAAATCGCTGGAGGAATGGCTGTTTAAGCAAAAATATCATCCGTTGCCGTTTGTCCGCTATACGGAGCGGCCGGATATTGTAGCTGCCCATATTTTAGAAGGACACATCGCGATTATGGTCGATACGTCACCTTCTGTCATGCTCGTCCCTGTCACCATGTTCCATTTGCTGCAGCATGCGGAAGAATACCGGCAGGCACCGTTAGTCGGGACAATAATGCGGTTCCTGCGTTTTGGAGCAGTAATTTTAAGCTTTCTTTTACTCCCATTCTGGTATTTAATCGTTACACATCCGGAGCTGCTCCCCGATAAGCTGGCGTTTATCGGAATAAATGAGAAAGGTGAAATTCCTATATTCCTGCAAATATTATTTGCGGATATCGGGATTGAATATTTGCGAATCGCTGCGATTCATACACCGACCCCGTTATCGACCGCAATGGGATTAATCGCCGGTATTATCATCGGTCAAATTGCGATCGATGTGGGACTATTTTCAAGTGAAATCGTATTATATACTGCGATTACCGCAATTTTTACATTTGCGATTCCAAACTACGAATTGAGTATTTCGGTGAAAGTGTTCCGTTTAGTTCTATTAAGCGCAACAGCGTTATTTGGAATTAATGGATTCTTTATTGGGGCATTCCTGATTTTCACTTATTTATGTTCAATAAAACCGATGGATGTGCCGTATTTATGGCCGCTTGTGCCGTTCTTCCCGAAAGCATTCGCTCGAGTTGTTATTCGAACACCGATGTCGGAAGATGCACCAAGGCCATTTATCGTGAACGCAAAAAAGCGAAAACGTGTATAA